In a genomic window of Trichoderma atroviride chromosome 4, complete sequence:
- a CDS encoding uncharacterized protein (EggNog:ENOG41~TransMembrane:15 (i105-123o135-158i179-200o212-231i267-285o291-307i314-333o345-365i428-446o485-503i515-534o601-623i675-694o714-737i749-773o)), with the protein MASAQLEKPGEVVSAGPILTQESLSRKEQSQILGIDEKAGANLDVDVESKEDLTNGKAQYTLTNENGEEEVVDEDDPRIKDIPQYVRRIVSFTDDPTEPTLTFRYFLLTILFVAPGAFLSQMAHFRTTYAPYSVFFVQIASNYVGVWLAKVLPAWWIGIPGSKWGFSLNPGPFSTKEHVLITISAASGATYNLGYTPIAMSELYFGQPVNGAVAVFFMLGITWTGYSYAALARQFLIYDPQYPWFQSICQAALFETQKKQREHPNRASRKQMVVFFSVMGGIILWQFLPEYVFPFLGSLAFLCWVAPHNKTANFIGSGFGGMGFLNLSLDWSSISNGGSLFLTPWWTQVILFAAFVFNCWVLLPASKFGNLGEWRHNLMSNRVFLQNGTSYPLTELLTADSKLNHTAYEQYGELYVGTQQLWSNFFDIASYSSALVWMLLFGWPQIKESFKKLRERTAVKGSGKITEQYKDQLNILQRPYDEIPWWWFGALFLVSFVMLIAIVGKNLMFIPVWTYFVAIITGALVVVPLGWLYALSNYQLPIGTTNELLYGAMVNGISGFKNPCGASTYGAIAGDAWYRAQLNLQDMKIGHYMHVPPKAVFFSQVFGSAIGIPIDYAVIRWVLDTKSDYLSGAKEDPTHQWTGQSLASSLTSGVQYVLVGPSRLFKQDIYKPVPYGYLVGAVCPIIIFGLHKMFPRAKFQLWNTTIFFSAMSIFYGNLSTGYTSSFIGGFVVMFLAFRYRYDLWARWNYILAAAFDAGFNFNMLLIFLCFGAGKIITMPNWWGNNADSSERCFALSDD; encoded by the exons ATGGCGTCCGCTCAACTAGAGAAGCCGGGCGAAGTGGTGTCTGCCGGCCCCATCCTCACCCAAGAGTCTCTCAGCCGAAAAGAGCAGTCCCAAATCCTGGGCATTGACGAAAAGGCCGGCGCCAATCttgacgtcgacgtcgaGTCCAAGGAGGACCTCACCAACGGCAAGGCCCAGTATACCCTCACCAACGAGAacggcgaggaagaggttgtcgacgaagatgacCCCAGAATCAAGGACATCCCGCAATATGTGAGGCGCATTGTCAGCTTCACTGACGATCCCACTGAACCGACCTTGACCTTTCGATACTTTCTCCTCACCATCCTCTTTGTCGCCCCCGGAGCCTTCCTGTCACAGATGGCCCACTTCCGAACAACCTATGCTCCCTattccgtcttctttgtcCAGATTGCTTCCAACTACGTCGGCGTGTGGCTCGCCAAGGTCCTGCCGGCTTGGTGGATTGGAATCCCCGGATCCAAATGGGGTTTCAGCCTCAACCCGGGTCCTTTTAGCACCAAAGAACATGTCTTGATCACCatttctgcagcatctggtGCCACTTACAACCTGGGCTACACCCCCATTGCCATGTCTGAGCTGTACTTTGGCCAGCCTGTCAACGGTGCAGtggccgtcttcttcatgctgGGCATTACCTGGACGGGCTACTCATATGCCGCCTTGGCACGGCAGTTCCTAATCTACGATCCGCAGTACCCCTGGTTCCAGTCCATCTGCCAGGCCGCCCTATTTGAGacccagaagaagcagcgcgAACACCCAAACCGTGCGTCTCGCAAGCAGATGGTagtcttcttctccgtcaTGGGCGGTATCATCCTGTGGCAATTCCTGCCCGAATACGTCTTCCCTTTCCTCGGCTCCCTGGCTTTCCTTTGCTGGGTGGCGCCGCACAACAAGACGGCCAACTTTATCGGTTCTGGATTCGGTGGTATGGGATTCTTGAATCTGTCTCTTGACTGGTCCAGTATTTCCAACGGCGGCAGTCTCTTCCTGACCCCCTGGTGGACGCAGGTCATTCTTTTTGCTGCATTTGTGTTCAACTGCTGGGTCCTGCTCCCTGCTTCCAAGTTTGGTAATCTGGGAGAGTGGAGGCACAACTTGATGTCGAACCGCGTCTTTCTGC AAAACGGAACTTCCTATCCTTTGACCGAACTCCTAACTGCCGACTCTAAACTCAACCACACCGCATACGAGCAGTACGGAGAGTTATACGTTGGCACTCAACAGCTGTGGAGTAACTTTTTCGATATCGCCTCCTACTCTTCGGCCCTCGTTTGGATGCTGCTCTTTGGCTGGCCTCAGATTAAAGAGAGCTTCAAGAAGCTTAGAGAGCGCACGGCAGTCAAGGGCTCTGGCAAGATTACCGAGCAGTACAAGGATCAGCTCAACATCTTGCAGCGACCATATGACGAGATTCCCTGGTGGTGGTTTGGCGCCTTGTTCCTGGTCTCGTTTGTCAtgctcatcgccatcgtcggcaAGAATCTAATGTTCATTCCCGTGTGGACCTATTTCGTAGCCATCATCACGGGAGCTCTGGTTGTCGTGCCGCTGGGCTGGCTGTATGCTCTGTCCAACTACCAACTG CCCATCGGAACAACCAACGAGCTCTTGTACGGTGCCATGGTCAACGGCATATCTGGATTCAAGAATCCCTGTGGTGCTTCGACCTACGGAGCCATCGCGGGAGACGCCTGGTATCGTGCACAGCTCAACCTCCAAGACATGAAGATCGGCCACTACATGCATGTGCCACCCAaggccgtcttcttctcgcaAGTCTTTGGTTCGGCCATTGGCATCCCCATTGACTATGCAGTCATTCGATGGGTCCTCGACACCAAGAGCGACTATCTCTCTGGCGCCAAGGAAGATCCCACTCACCAATGGACTGGCCAGTCGCTCGCCTCATCTCTGACATCGGGTGTCCAGTATGTGCTTGTCGGCCCCAGCCGTCTTTTCAAGCAGGACATCTACAAGCCTGTTCCCTACGGCTATCTCGTCGGCGCCGTGTgccccatcatcatcttcggcCTGCACAAGATGTTCCCCCGGGCCAAGTTCCAGCTTTGGAacaccaccatcttcttctccgccatgtCCATCTTCTACGGCAACCTCAGCACGGGCTACACGTCGAGCTTCATCGGAGGCTTCGTGGTCATGTTCCTGGCGTTCCGATACCGCTACGACCTGTGGGCGCGGTGGAACTACAtcctggcggcggcgtttGATGCtggcttcaacttcaacatgcTGCTCATCTTCCTGTGCTTTGGCGCGGGCAAGATCATTACGATGCCAAACTGGTGGGGGAATAACGCGGACAGCAGCGAGCGCTGCTTTGCACTGAGCGATGATTGA
- a CDS encoding uncharacterized protein (TransMembrane:6 (i20-40o60-80i101-121o141-166i186-204o216-233i)), with the protein MLLVLLFTTPPSKFLRTAHLLHLLGLLVCIVRTVLLALYFESPFAHFYAVWSNDYSAVPAWTYRESVAGTVFSMLLVVVNDVALMNQAWTMVSLWPTGTKLVLCAVSLLVSLLSVAARTAFTVIQCKAIYDLTPAVQFAWLVHAMVILNICTTVWFCALFNSKIIIHLITNRGVLPSRRAMSPMEVLVVTNGALMIIPVIFAFIEFRPILNFESSSLTPASITLILPLGSLVAQRLAQTNQNAIPSLSGYPSSTGAGGYKNNRGSGSGSHTPLKAGSLFATSTNNSVSAARSHSTSRNTTTVPARDIVDPIELELRQIDGYLQPQETHISAELGGSQSHK; encoded by the exons atgctGCTCGTGCTGCTCTTCACCACGCCGCCGTCCAAGTTCCTGCGCACCGCCCACCTGCTGCACCTGCTGGGCCTGCTCGTCTGCATCGTCCGCACCGTCCTGCTCGCCCTGTACTTTGAATCGCCCTTTGCGCACTTCTACGCCGTCTGGAGCAACGACTACTCCGCCGTGCCCGCCTGGACGTACCGCGAGAGCGTGGCCGGCACCGTCTTCTCGATGCTGCTCGTCGTGGTCAACGACGTGGCCCTCATGAACCAGGCGTGGACAATGGTCTCGCTGTGGCCGACGGGAACCAAACTCGTGCTCTGCGCCGTGTCGCTGCTCGTCTCGCTGCTGTCGGtggcggcgaggacggcCTTTACCGTGATCCAGTGCAAGGCCATCTACGACCTGACGCCGGCCGTGCAGTTCGCCTGGCTGGTCCACGCCATGGTCATTCTCAACATCTGCACGACGGTGTGGTTCTGCGCGCTCTTCAACTCCAAGATCATCATCcacctcatcaccaaccgcGGCGTGCTTCCCTCCCGCCGGGCTATGAGCCCCATGGAGGTGCTCGTCGTAACCAACGGGGCCCTCATGATCATCCCag TCATCTTCGCCTTCATCGAGTTCCGCCCCATCCTCAACTTCGAGTCCAGCTCTCTCACACCAGCGTCCATCACCCTCATCCTCCCTCTAGGCTCTCTCGTCGCCCAGCGCCTGGCCCAGACAAACCAAAACGCCATCCCCAGCCTCTCCGGCTATCCCTCTTCCACCGGTGCAGGAGGCTACAAAAACAACcgcggctctggctctggctcccACACGCCCCTTAAAGCCGGCTCACTGTTTGCAACCTCGACCAACAACAGTGTTTCTGCGGCTCGGTCTCACTCGACTTCACGCAACACCACCACGGTCCCTGCTAGAGACATCGTTGATCCCATCGAACTTGAGCTGAGACAAATTGATGGCTATCTGCAGCCGCAGGAGACTCACATTAGCGCAGAGTTGGGCGGGAGCCAGTCTCACAAGTAG
- a CDS encoding uncharacterized protein (EggNog:ENOG41), with protein sequence MATSAKQGLKETIGLFESMSHQNDGEDLFDYIPKAYTSPDILQSGIPNGSPFQQKQHGQMAAKAWDVTPTPRLLLPLEDRPPRSYSRSPDMDTISSQASDVKPLLYTKPSTLKASRHRRGLGSILRPGWRRKVKTSYEDAGPHGHPEPRRGFNVDGEGGFDLQSQYGADNYEEMSENTCESFPVKHRLSIIDRHPSLRLLSRRFISRSHGLFVSQAHCPLQQPQPVRGGEIRRITSLCKDRMAAFRARPQTE encoded by the exons ATGGCAACTTCTGCCAAACAGGGACTCAAGGAGACGATTGGCCTTTTCGAATCAATGAGTCATCAaaacgatggagaagactTATTTGATTATATTCCCAAGGCTTATACGTCTCCAGACATTCTACAGTCTGGCATACCTAATGGCAGTCCTTTTCAGCAGAAGCAACACGGACAAATGGCCGCCAAGGCTTGGGATGTGACACCTACTCCGAGACTGCTGTTACCATTGGAGGATAGGCCACCCCGTTCATATAGTCGATCTCCGGATATGGACACTATTAGTAGTCAAGCAAGCGATGTCAAACCTCTGCTCTATACTAAGCCATCTACGTTGAAGGCGAGCCGTCACAGAAGAGGCCTT GGGTCAATACTCAGGCCAGGTTGGCGGAGGAAAGTGAAGACGAGTTATGAAGACGCCGGGCCACATGGCCACCCGGAGCCACGGCGAGGCTTCAACGTGGATGGTGAGGGAGGATTCGACTTGCAGTCGCAATATGGGGCAGACAATTACGAGGAGATGTCGGAAAATACCTGCGAGTCATTTCCCGTCAAGCATCGGCTAAGCATCATTGACCGCCATCCCTCTCTTCGCCTCCTAAGTCGGCGATTCATCTCTCGTAGCCACGGGCTATTTGTGTCGCAGGCCCATTGCCCGCTTCAGCAACCTCAGCCTGtccgaggaggagagatTCGGCGTATCACTAGTCTGTGCAAGGACAGGATGGCAGCGTTCAGAGCACGGCCTCAGACGGAGTAG
- a CDS encoding uncharacterized protein (EggNog:ENOG41), with translation MSAANSRRAPPQGGLARLVSKFENLGASSKSVRDDGATYETPDRAFVESSPTKAPSTHKVQDGAETLKAAASPSPAPVSVSPANRDDTAQSGPAVKDIHIAIDATPSLKSKRPLARSGSVVADMRRLFERGSVENTVSSG, from the coding sequence ATGTCTGCTGCAAATTCTCGGCGTGCACCGCCCCAGGGGGGGTTGGCACGACTGGTATCCAAATTCGAGAACCTGGGAGCCTCGTCAAAATCGGTTCGGGATGATGGAGCGACATACGAGACCCCAGATCGTGCTTTCGTCGAGTCAAGTCCTACCAAAGCCCCATCGACACATAAAGTACAAGATGGCGCTGAAACTTTGAAAGCTgcggcatcgccatctccagctcccgTCAGCGTGTCTCCGGCCAACCGTGATGACACAGCTCAATCAGGACCTGCTGTTAAAGATATACATATTGCAATCGATGCTACTCCATCGCTGAAGTCGAAAAGACCACTGGCGCGGAGCGGCTCGGTGGTGGCGGATATGAGGAGATTGTTCGAGCGAGGGTCTGTTGAGAATACCGTTTCTAGTGGGTAG
- a CDS encoding uncharacterized protein (EggNog:ENOG41): MPPKRIYGEKGRRAPKGFVSSTYDALTSAENAAFVRSIAIFGAAVTFLSSSWGEILLPPYDSPDATYSRALANS; encoded by the exons ATGCCTCCCAAGCGAATTTACGGAGAAAAGGGCCGCCGCGCCCCCAAGGGCTTCGTCTCCTCTACATACGATGCCCTGACTTCCGCTGAGAACGCCGCCTTCGTTCGCAGCATTGCCATCTTCGGA GCTGCCGTCACttttctctccagctcctgggGCGAGATCCTCCTCCCTCCGTACGACTCTCCAGATGCGACTTATTCAAGAGCGCTTGCTAACAGCTGA
- a CDS encoding uncharacterized protein (EggNog:ENOG41) codes for MAESPLPGGFIRPQGGLPSPAPSSASSRAASSLPHPRNNALRPGSNKEDMVRRYVEDRLLYISRRYVKKFGNPDPGDAVVGFKSFGEVCKELDGIVNVLWKSGTPGLQIPFLLKMASDFTQYVRSFPPSSKASFDLLHKLDHCFASLLSGQDIETNDTLPGFENGLRAGMTTTDMVRCRSLVEQTRVLMVEVMSSGEQEEEEEEEDEDEDDETDGDGGNETEGGESYDAGGNSAWDIDEDELHLDAARIYEKTIVQLGRRLGDSLGSGDTGMTEN; via the exons ATGGCTGAGTCTCCGCTGCCTGGCGGCTTCATCCGCCCTCAAGGCGGGCTTCcttcgccagcgccatcatcggcgtCTTCACGGGCCGCATCTAGTCTGCCGCATCCGAGGAACAATGCGCTGCGGCCCGGATCCAACAAGGAGGACATGGTCCGGAGATATGTAGAGGACAGGCTGCTCTACATCTCCCGGCGCTATGTGAAGAAGTTTGGAAATCCGGATCCGGGAGATGCGGTGGTTGGGTTCAAGAGCTTTGGTGAGGTCTGCAAGGAGCTCGACGGGATTGTGAATGTCTTGTGGAAATCAGGCACGC CGGGTTTACAAATACCGTTTCTGCTCAAGATGGCCAGCGACTTTACGCAATATGTCCGGTCGTTTCCGCCATCATCCAAGGCGTCATTTGATCTACTGCACAAGCTTGACCATTGCTTTGCCAGCTTACTCTCCGGCCAGGACATTGAAACTAACGATACGCTTCCGGGATTTGAAAATGGTCTACGGGCGGGCATGACAACTACTGACATGGTGCGATGCCGGAGTCTTGTCGAGCAGACGAGGGTGTTGATGGTTGAAGTCATGAGCAGTGgcgagcaggaagaagaggaggaggaagaggatgaagatgaagatgatgagactgatggagatggcggcAATGAAACGGAAGGGGGAGAAAGTTACGATGCTGGCGGCAACTCTGCGTGGGAcattgacgaggatgagctgCACTTGGACGCTGCGCGGATCTACGAGAAGACGATTGTGCAGCTGGGGAGGAGACTTGGGGACTCTCTGGGGAGTGGCGATACTGGCATGACAGAAAATTGA
- a CDS encoding uncharacterized protein (EggNog:ENOG41~SECRETED:SignalP(1-17)~CAZy:GH16), which translates to MLFQSLAFFSLALSARATLAPNVQGMNMVWQETFVGEQGGMVDLTQWNIITDIHNNQELETYTQSGSNMQLSGGQTLQLVPQQAANGEWTSSRIESVQSWTPAPGKVMQVQAALRGGDSAVNQKQGMWPAFWMLGESMRTGTPWPLCGELDIFEQINGQLTGYGTAHCDHVGGGACNEPAGLGESIAIPQDDQFHTWSLKIDRTSNNWQTETIQWFMDGTLFHTLTGAQMGDEGVWATLAHSPMYVILNLAVGGTWPGDPNEATLPGWGNMFEVQYVAVYATA; encoded by the exons ATGCTCTTTCAAtctctcgccttcttctccctggcCTTGTCCGCCAGAGCCACTCTCGCCCCCAATGTTCAGGGCATGAACATGGTCTGGCAGGAGACCTTTGTCGGTGAACAGGGCGGCATGGTCGATCTGACCCAGTGGAACATCATCACCGACATCCACAACAACCAGGAGCTCGAGACTTACACCCAGTCCGGCTCCAACATGCAGCTCTCTGGCGGCCAGACCCTCCAGCTCGTCCCTCAGCAGGCTGCCAACGGCGAGTGGACCTCGTCTCGTATTGAGTCTGTCCAGTCCTGGACCCCTGCACCCGGAAAAGTCATGCAAGTCCAGGCCGCTCTCCGTGGTGGCGACAGCGCCGTCAACCAGAAGCAGGGCATGTGGCCGGCCTTTTGGATGCTGGGCGAGTCTATGCGCACCGGCACTCCCTGGCCACTCTGCGGAGAGCTCGACATCTTTGAGCAGATCAACGGCCAGCTGACGGGCTACGGCACTGCCCACTGCGACCacgttggtggtggtgcttGCAACGAGCCCGCGGGCCTTGGAGAGAGCATTGCCATTCCGCAAGACGACCAATTCCACACCTGGTCCCTCAAGATCGACCGCACTTCCAACAACTGGCAGACGGAGACAATCCAGTGGTTCATGGATGGCACGCTCTTCCACACTCTCACAGGAGCTCAGATGGGCGACGAGGGTGTCTGGGCCACTCTGGCGCACTCCCCCATGTATGTTATCCTCAACTTGGCCGTTGGAGGAACATGGCCT GGCGACCCCAACGAAGCTACTCTGCCCGGCTGGGGCAACATGTTTGAAGTTCAGTACGTTGCCGTCTATGCAACAGCCTAG
- a CDS encoding uncharacterized protein (BUSCO:EOG092D43MS), producing MAASKASRIGEEIWKTRIDKVNAELVTLTYGTIVAQLCKDFEDDYPEVNRQLDKMGYNIGLRLIEDYLAKSNTMKRCSHFRETADMISRVGFKIFLNITPQVTNWTADNNSFSLVFDENPFADFVELPDDGRAQNELWYSNILCGVLRGALEMVQMQVEAHFISDVLRGNDTTEMRVTLIRYIDDELPPEDD from the exons ATGGCAGCCAGCAAAGCGTCCCGCATCGGGGAAGA AATCTGGAA AACTCGCATCGATAAAGTGAATGCCGAGCTGGTGACGCTCACGTACGGAACCATCGTTGCGCAGCTATGCAAGGATTTCGAAGACGACTACCCAGAGGTCAACCGACAACTTGACAAGATGGGTTACAACATCGGTCTGCGACTCATCGAAGACTACCTGGCAAAGTCAAATACAATGAAACGATGCTCCCATTTTCGGGAAACCGCAGACATGATATCGCGG GTTGGATTCAAAATATTCTTGAATATTACACCGCAAGTGACAAACTGGACAGCCGACAACAACTCATTCTCCCTGGTATTTGACGAGAATCCATTTGCCGACTTTGTCGAGCTCCCGGACGATGGAAGGGCGCAGAACGAGCTCTGGTACTCCAACATTTTGTGTGGAGTGTTGAGAGGCGCATTGGAGATGGTTCAGATGCAGGTGGAAGCGCACTTTATCAGCGACGTCCTAAGGGGGAACGACACTACAGAAATGCGGGTAACGTTGATACGCTACATCGACGACGAGCTGCCGCCGGAAGACGATTGA